Proteins encoded in a region of the Piliocolobus tephrosceles isolate RC106 chromosome 18, ASM277652v3, whole genome shotgun sequence genome:
- the CETN1 gene encoding centrin-1, with the protein MASSFKKPSAAPTSQKRKVAPKPELTENQKQEVREAFDLFDADGSGTIDVKELKVAMRALGFEPRKEEMRKMISEVDKEGTGKISFNDFLAVMTQKMSEKDTKEEILKAFRLFDDDETGKISFKNLKRVANELGENLTDEELQEMIDEADRDGDGEVNEEEFLRIMKKTNLY; encoded by the coding sequence atggcttccagcttcaagAAGCCCAGCGCCGCCCCCACCAGCCAAAAGAGAAAGGTGGCGCCTAAGCCCGAGCTCACTGAAAATCAGAAGCAAGAAGTTCGGGAAGCGTTTGACCTCTTTGACGCGGACGGAAGTGGGACCATCGACGTGAAGGAGCTGAAGGTGGCCATGAGAGCTCTGGGCTTCGAACCCAGGAAGGAAGAGATGAGGAAGATGATCTCCGAGGTGGACAAGGAAGGCACGGGGAAGATCAGCTTCAATGACTTCCTGGCCGTGATGACTCAGAAGATGTCCGAGAAGGACACCAAAGAAGAAATCCTGAAGGCCTTCAGGCTCTTTGATGACGATGAGACCGGGAAGATCTCGTTCAAAAACCTGAAGCGCGTGGCCAACGAGCTGGGGGAAAACCTCACGGATGAGGAGCTGCAGGAGATGATCGACGAAGCTGATCGGGACGGGGACGGCGAAGTGAATGAGGAGGAGTTCCTTCGGATCATGAAGAAGACCAACCTTTACTGA